The sequence GTTTAGCAAGTATCTGCATTACTTCTGCAATATCCTTATTCATATCAACCAATACAACATTTGAAGAATCTGCCATAAATTTCATTATAGAACTTTTAAAATGTATTACTGTTGCCAAAAAATAAGTTTTTTTCAAAACTTTTAAAGGAACAGAATAATTAAACAAGAATCCATCTAAAAAACTTTGATGATTTGCAACAAAAATAGTAGGCTTATCTTTTTCAATTTTTTCTTTACCTTTTACTTTAACTCTAAAAAATGTTTTAAAAAAAATAAAAGATAAAAATTTAAAAATTATTGCAATAAAACTTGAACTTGGTAATTTTGCAGTTGTATCTTTATTTACAATTTCTTTCCAATCAAGATTTCCAATTTTTTCTTGATTTCTATTGCCTTTTATATAGTTAGCAAGCTCTAAAAGAGTTGGATATTTAGAAATTAAATTTTCTTCTTTAATACCATAATTCAAATCTAAGAAATATTGAAATTCAACCATATCAAGAGAATCCATACCTAAATCAATTTCAATATGTGAGTCAAAATATACATCTTTCCCTTTAATATCAACAAGATATTTTTTAATCTTATTATATTCCTCAAAATCTGGTTCAGGTTTTCTTTCTTGTTTTTCAATTTTTCCATCTAGCATATCTGCTATCATAAATCTTTTAATCTTACCAATTTTTGTTTTTGGAAAATCTTCATTTATAATTTTAACATCTAATATCTTTTTATAATCAGGTGTTTTTTGATTATACTTATCGACTACTTCCCATTTTAGATTTTCATAAATATTATCAACTTTTTCTTCTTTTACCTTTTCTAAGTCTGGATGTATAACTGCCGTTAAAATAGAATTATACTCTGTAACAACTATCTCAGATATTAAATTAGTCATAGAAGAAATTTTTGTTTCAATTTCAATAGGATTTATATTTTTTCCGTTGGATAAGACTATCATTTCTTTTTTTCTACCTGTTATATACAGATAGTCATTCACTAATTTTCCTAAATCTCCAGTATGTAACCATCCATCTTTATCAATTATTTCAACAGTTGCTTCAGGATTTTTATAATATCCTTTCATTACATTTCTACCTTTGACAAGTATTTCATTATCATCAGCAATTTTGACTTCTACATCTTTAATAACTTTTCCTGCTGAATCAAAAACTATATTATTTTTAGGAGTGTATGAAATTATTGGTGAAGTTTCAGTCATTCCATATCCTTCACAAATTTTTATTCCAAGAGTATAAAAGTCTTTTGTAATTTGTGGATTTAATTTAGATCCTCCTGATACAAAAAATTTAATATGTCCTCCAAAACCTTCACTCACTTTTTTAAATATTAATTTACTAAAACTTAAAGAATTTACTTTTTTAGCAAGTTTAAAAATAAATCTTGTTATAGCTTTTGAATTTATTGTATCCATAATCTTTTTATGCATTACTTCCCAAAGCTTAGGAACACCTATCATCATAGTAACCTTATATTTTTTCATTGCATCTATAAGTGCAACAGAAGAAATATCTTCAAGAAATACTATTGTAGCAGAATATAATAAAGGCATAACCCCAGTTCCTAAAAGAGGTAATATATGATGTAATGGTAGTAATGCAATAGTTACATCTGTTTCCTCATACATCTTATATACATCAAGTGAATCAACATTTGCTAAAATATTATCAAATGTCAACATAACTCCCTTAGGCTTTCCAGTTGTTCCAGAAGTATATAGAATTAAAGCTGTATCTTCTTTTTCAGGTGAATTGATCACTAAATTTTCTGATGAATTTTCATCAATTTTTATTTCACTTAAATTTATCTCATCTACAACAATAATTTCAATTTGTTTACTTAAAATACTTAAGGCTCCTTTTACTTTTTCTACTTGCATTTTAGTAGTAAATATTTTAACAACATCAGAATTATCAATATAATATGTCAATTCCACTGCTGTGCTTGAAGCATCTATACAAACACAAGTTGCTCTACTATCCCAAATAGCAAAAAAACTATATAATAATTCTGGTCTATTTTCCATATATATCATATTGTTTGTAAATTCTTTTATTTTTGTAAATTGTTTTATTTTTTTTGTATTTAAGATAAATTCTTTATAAGTAACAGCTATATCTTTATAATATAAAGCTACTTTATTTTTATCAGTTACGATTTGCATTTATCTAACTCCCCTTTCTATGATTTATAAAATAAAACCTTCCTTATTATAACAGATGTTTTTTTTAAAATCTAATTTATTTTAATTATATAGTAAAAAAATTGACAAAAAATTTTAAAAATGAGAAAATAAGTTAGATTTAATATTAATAGGGGGTATAAAATGAAGAAAAAACTTTTAGTTATAATGTTATTTATTTTATCTTTGACAAGTTTTGCAATACCATTAAATAATATGGATAAAGATGGTAATGTTACTTTACCAAATATAGAACTTGTTGACCAATATGGAAAAAAACATAATTTAGAAGATTATAAAGGTAAAGTTGTTATGATTAATTTTTGGGTAAGCTGGTGCAGTGACTGTAAAGGTGAAATGCCAAAAGTTGTAGAATTATATAAAGAATATGGAGAAAATAAAAAAGATTTAATAATTCTTGGAGTCGCAACTCCTATATCTAAGGAATATCCTAATAATAAAGATAAAATTGATAAAAAAGCATTATTAAAATATATAGCAGATAATAAATATGTTTTTCCAAGTTTGTTTGATGAAACAGGTAAAACTTATGCTGAATATGAAATAGAAGAATATCCTTCAACTTTTATTATTGATAGAAATGGGCATTTAAAAGTTTATATAAAGGGTGCTATTTCAAAGGAAGAATTGAAACAAAATATTGAAAGTGTTTTAAATCCAAAAAAATAATGATAAAAAAATAACCTTTAACTAAAAATTTAGTCAGAGGTTATTTTTTATTGTTATTAAATTGTAGGAATTACTATTTCTACACGACGATTTTTTTGTTTTCCTTCTGGTGTATCATTTGAAGCTATTGGTCGACTTTCTCCATAACCTTTTATTGTAATTTCAGCCATTATACCTTGTGAAGTTAAAAAATTCTTAACAGCATTAGCACGATTTTCTGATAAAACTTGATTGTGTTCATCACTTGCATCAGAATCTGTATGTCCATCTATTTCAAATGCCTTTATATCTGCTTCTTTTAATACAATAACAAGATTTTTAAGAACTTCTTCTGCCTCTGGACGAACATCATATTTATCAACATCAAAAAGTATCCCTGAATCCAAAGTTATTAAAAGACTATTTGCTTCTATACTAGGAACAGGAGGTACCATTTTTAACTTAGGAAATTTTTCTGGTTTTTCAAGAGGTTTTGCTTCCACTTCAATAGTTTTTCCTTTAAGTGTTATAATAGCTTTTCCCTTTCCATCATTTTCTATTAAAAGCTCTTTCTCCTTATCATTATAAGTTCCACTACCATCACCATTATTTTCTATTGTAATATTACCTTTTGTATAAGTAGAATTATTTTCACCTATAGTAATTGTTGTATCATTATTTTCATCTTTATATACACCTGTTCCATCAGCACCAATTTGAAATGAAATTTTATTTTTTTCATCAAGATATTGCCCTTCTCCTTGTGTGTCAACTTGAAGAGTAACACCAGTTACTTTATTAGTATATTGTCCTGAACCATCTTCATTTCTTTGGATTGTTATATTTTCATCTGTATATTGCCCTGCACCTTTTCCATCAGTTTGAACAGTTTTATCCTTATCAGTGAATTGTCCATCACCATTTTTACCAATTTGCATAGAATAATCTCCACCAACTATATTACTATTTTCAACTTTTACAGGCGTAACAGAAATACCAGGAACAGATGATATTTTTTTAGTCATATCTAAAGTAATTTTTGCATCTGGATTTTCTGTTACAGAAAGGTCAGGCATTTCAGGCGCTGTAATAGCTGGTATTTCTCCTAAGGCATAACCAGGTACTAACATTTCATTTTCATTTGAAACTTCTTTTTCTGTTGAGACTTGAGTATTATTAGTAGTTTTTTTATCATAATAAGTCTTAACACCAAAAACTAAAAGAATAGCTACTATTATTGATATTAAAAATTCTTTCTTCATAAAACCTCCATTATAATTTAAAATTTAACTTGTACTTCTTCTCTTGCCATTTCATTTGCTTTAAACAATTCTGCATTATGATAGTTAAAAAATCCTGCAAATAAACTACCAGGGAACATTTGAATAGTTTGATTATATTCTGTTACTGTATCATTATAGAATTGTCTAGCAAATCTTATTTTATTTTCAACTTCTACAAGTTGAGCTTGTAAATTTTCAAAACTTGTATTTGCTTTTAATTCTGGGTATGCTTCTGATATTGCAAAAAGTCTACCTAAGAAACCACTTAATTGATTATTAGCTTCCATTTTTTCTTCTGGTGTAGTTGCTGACATATATCTTGTTTTTGCATTTGCAATCCCTTCAAAAGTTTCTTTTTCATGCTTTGCATAACCTTTTACTGTTTCAACTAAGTTTGGTACAAGGCTAAATCTATTTTGCATTTGTACATCAATCTGACTCCAAGAATTTTTAACTCTATTATCTAAAACTACAAACTTATTTTTGTAGCCAATAGCTATCCCAGCTAAAATTACAATTATTCCTATTATTACTCCTAATGCTATCATTCTTCCTCCTAAATTTTTTTTAATGGAATTTCCATATTTATTATATTTTGTTTAAATCCAAGTGATTCATAAAAACTTATAGTACTTTCATTTTCTACAAGAACATTCACAAATATACTCTCACATTTATTATCTTTTAACCAATCTAAATGTTTATCCACTAATAAATGCCCCAAACCATTATTTCTATGTTGTTCATCAATAAATAATGTACATAATTCTCCAGAACTTCCTTGAATTATAGATAAACAATAACCTACAATATTGCTTTTATTTATTATAGCACTAATTTTATAATATTTTATATTTTTTGAATTAAATATGTTATTCATTCTTTCATTGAAATTTAAATTCAAATATTGATAAGAAAAATTACTTGTTTTATTTTGATGAAATATTCTATTTTTTTCCCATAAATCTTTTATTAAATTTATATTATCTTTTTTTATCTCAATAATATCATAATCACTTTTCATATAATTATCTCCATAAATTTTAGAAGCCTCCACCTCCACCACGAGAGCCGCCTCCTCCAGATGAGCCAGAGCTAAAGCCTCCACCTCCACCAGATGAACTAGATCTTCTACTTGAAGCTATTGCTGAACTTGCTCTTGAATTAGTTTTACTAACCATTCCATTTAAATTGTTAAATGAACGACTAAAATTATTATTAAATATAGGTGAATAAGTAATATTACTTATTCCATCACTATCTTTTATAATTCCCATATCCAATGCTTTTCTATATGCTTTTACTACTTTATCAGATACTCCTAATGCTATTGCATAAACAAAATATTGTTCCCAAAGATGTATGGAAGTAATTTTTGCTTCTTCTAATTGAGAGTAATCTGATAAAAAGTTCTTAAATGCTTGCCATTTACTAATTGTTTCAGCTAATTTTTTACTTGGATACTTAGCTGTTCCAGCTGAAAAGAAAAGTACAACTCCCAATGGGATACCAAACATAAAAAGAGTATTATTTGTCAAAGCTGTTTGTAGTAAACCACCAAAAGCAAATATCACAGATAATAGTATAAAAATTAATGTTGCACCACAGCCTATATGTTCATAAATTAAGCCTTTTCTATTCATTTCATTGATAATATAACTACTCCATTTTTCAAATTTTCCAGCAGTTTTCATTGGAACTTTATGGAAAAATCCAATACTTTTTAAATCCAATGATCTTCCGTCTCCAAAATCATTTATATAGATATCTATTATAGTTTTTTCCTGAGCAGATAATAGTCCTGTGCTACCTGTTAAAGTTATTATAGTTTTTTTATCAGAAGTTTCAAGTGTTAAAACTTTTTTTCTAATTAAATCAACAATTGTTGCAAGTATCTCATTATTATTAACACTTTTTGTCATAACTCCACCAACAAGAGCAGGAGAAGAATCATCTGGTAAATCTCTTAAATATTTTATATCATTATTTTTAGATTTATTTTTTCTTTTAAATACTACATGAATATAATACATTAAAACTGCCCATATTGATGCTTCTACACCAAAAATTGTTTTTGCATTATCAGAAAGTTTTTGAATATTTTCCTCTCTTCTTAAAGCATTATCTCTTTCTTCATTAGCCTCATCAGCTAATCTTGCCTCCATATCTAAAAGTTCTTGTTTCATATTTTTATGTATTACATTTGATACATTAAATTCTGAAAATATTACAGGTTCCATTAAAATATGTGCTTCTAAAAAATCTCCTGGATAATAATCATCTAATCTATATACAACTGTATTTTCTATTTTATCAACTTCCCCAGTCAATGGTCCATGTCCAAAGACTAAAACTTTTGAGTTGTCATAATCATTTGATACTGGAAGCTCTATAGTTACTTTAACAGTAGATATCCCTTGTTGCCAATCTTGTCCTACCATTTTTCTATTTAATTGAGCTACATCATTATAAACTTTTATAGCTTCTGGCAATGTATAGACAAACTTAAATGTTCTTACATTATTATAATTTTTTGAATAAAGTTTTATCCTATATACTCCATCATTTTCTGTAACT is a genomic window of Fusobacterium nucleatum containing:
- a CDS encoding GNAT family N-acetyltransferase codes for the protein MKSDYDIIEIKKDNINLIKDLWEKNRIFHQNKTSNFSYQYLNLNFNERMNNIFNSKNIKYYKISAIINKSNIVGYCLSIIQGSSGELCTLFIDEQHRNNGLGHLLVDKHLDWLKDNKCESIFVNVLVENESTISFYESLGFKQNIINMEIPLKKI
- a CDS encoding TlpA family protein disulfide reductase; protein product: MKKKLLVIMLFILSLTSFAIPLNNMDKDGNVTLPNIELVDQYGKKHNLEDYKGKVVMINFWVSWCSDCKGEMPKVVELYKEYGENKKDLIILGVATPISKEYPNNKDKIDKKALLKYIADNKYVFPSLFDETGKTYAEYEIEEYPSTFIIDRNGHLKVYIKGAISKEELKQNIESVLNPKK
- a CDS encoding DUF2207 domain-containing protein, producing MKKNILRIFLFLIISIISFSASFSISDLDVEAKLQKDGSMLVSEAVTYDIDEINGIYFDIDAKGYGGITSLQVFEDEGHYENNVISYREVDPVNYEVTENDGVYRIKLYSKNYNNVRTFKFVYTLPEAIKVYNDVAQLNRKMVGQDWQQGISTVKVTIELPVSNDYDNSKVLVFGHGPLTGEVDKIENTVVYRLDDYYPGDFLEAHILMEPVIFSEFNVSNVIHKNMKQELLDMEARLADEANEERDNALRREENIQKLSDNAKTIFGVEASIWAVLMYYIHVVFKRKNKSKNNDIKYLRDLPDDSSPALVGGVMTKSVNNNEILATIVDLIRKKVLTLETSDKKTIITLTGSTGLLSAQEKTIIDIYINDFGDGRSLDLKSIGFFHKVPMKTAGKFEKWSSYIINEMNRKGLIYEHIGCGATLIFILLSVIFAFGGLLQTALTNNTLFMFGIPLGVVLFFSAGTAKYPSKKLAETISKWQAFKNFLSDYSQLEEAKITSIHLWEQYFVYAIALGVSDKVVKAYRKALDMGIIKDSDGISNITYSPIFNNNFSRSFNNLNGMVSKTNSRASSAIASSRRSSSSGGGGGFSSGSSGGGGSRGGGGGF
- a CDS encoding AMP-binding protein translates to MQIVTDKNKVALYYKDIAVTYKEFILNTKKIKQFTKIKEFTNNMIYMENRPELLYSFFAIWDSRATCVCIDASSTAVELTYYIDNSDVVKIFTTKMQVEKVKGALSILSKQIEIIVVDEINLSEIKIDENSSENLVINSPEKEDTALILYTSGTTGKPKGVMLTFDNILANVDSLDVYKMYEETDVTIALLPLHHILPLLGTGVMPLLYSATIVFLEDISSVALIDAMKKYKVTMMIGVPKLWEVMHKKIMDTINSKAITRFIFKLAKKVNSLSFSKLIFKKVSEGFGGHIKFFVSGGSKLNPQITKDFYTLGIKICEGYGMTETSPIISYTPKNNIVFDSAGKVIKDVEVKIADDNEILVKGRNVMKGYYKNPEATVEIIDKDGWLHTGDLGKLVNDYLYITGRKKEMIVLSNGKNINPIEIETKISSMTNLISEIVVTEYNSILTAVIHPDLEKVKEEKVDNIYENLKWEVVDKYNQKTPDYKKILDVKIINEDFPKTKIGKIKRFMIADMLDGKIEKQERKPEPDFEEYNKIKKYLVDIKGKDVYFDSHIEIDLGMDSLDMVEFQYFLDLNYGIKEENLISKYPTLLELANYIKGNRNQEKIGNLDWKEIVNKDTTAKLPSSSFIAIIFKFLSFIFFKTFFRVKVKGKEKIEKDKPTIFVANHQSFLDGFLFNYSVPLKVLKKTYFLATVIHFKSSIMKFMADSSNVVLVDMNKDIAEVMQILAKLLKENKNIAIYPEGLRTRDGKMNKFKKSFAILAKELNIDVQPYVIDGAYDLFPAGKKFPRPGKIRVEFLDKIKVEKLTYDEIVNEAYSVIKNKIESDTEN
- a CDS encoding LemA family protein, with amino-acid sequence MIALGVIIGIIVILAGIAIGYKNKFVVLDNRVKNSWSQIDVQMQNRFSLVPNLVETVKGYAKHEKETFEGIANAKTRYMSATTPEEKMEANNQLSGFLGRLFAISEAYPELKANTSFENLQAQLVEVENKIRFARQFYNDTVTEYNQTIQMFPGSLFAGFFNYHNAELFKANEMAREEVQVKF
- a CDS encoding OmpA family protein — protein: MKKEFLISIIVAILLVFGVKTYYDKKTTNNTQVSTEKEVSNENEMLVPGYALGEIPAITAPEMPDLSVTENPDAKITLDMTKKISSVPGISVTPVKVENSNIVGGDYSMQIGKNGDGQFTDKDKTVQTDGKGAGQYTDENITIQRNEDGSGQYTNKVTGVTLQVDTQGEGQYLDEKNKISFQIGADGTGVYKDENNDTTITIGENNSTYTKGNITIENNGDGSGTYNDKEKELLIENDGKGKAIITLKGKTIEVEAKPLEKPEKFPKLKMVPPVPSIEANSLLITLDSGILFDVDKYDVRPEAEEVLKNLVIVLKEADIKAFEIDGHTDSDASDEHNQVLSENRANAVKNFLTSQGIMAEITIKGYGESRPIASNDTPEGKQKNRRVEIVIPTI